In Calidithermus timidus DSM 17022, the following are encoded in one genomic region:
- a CDS encoding glycosyltransferase yields the protein MQQAPAVATLRQPTLPPFTALVAAWGEGPRIEAHIQSFKAMRWPGAELIVVAGGKDDTYLRAKALEGEGVRVLEQKPGMGKQRSLREALKHARHDLIFLTDADCLFEREVLQRLFAPILEGRYQAVTGGSKPLPAQAGNPLADYERAREVTFFANHPAQSEGLLGRNAALTRRALEQAGSFAEDVSTGTDYHLAKKLREAGYAIGFVRESLIASEYPATAQSYLQRRRRWVKNLLVHDRQKNRPALIWGAAFALLILLAPLGLLLPKPLGWLLLLPALMALGARYRDMLRGGAGLKTLLLVPYFTVLDQIGLLGALWDYCNPERRRKW from the coding sequence ATGCAGCAAGCGCCCGCTGTGGCCACGCTAAGGCAGCCCACCTTGCCGCCCTTCACGGCGCTGGTGGCGGCCTGGGGTGAGGGGCCGCGAATCGAGGCCCACATTCAAAGCTTCAAGGCCATGCGCTGGCCGGGGGCCGAGTTGATCGTGGTGGCCGGGGGTAAGGACGACACCTACCTCCGGGCCAAGGCCCTCGAGGGCGAGGGGGTACGGGTGCTCGAGCAGAAGCCCGGCATGGGCAAGCAGCGCTCGTTGCGTGAGGCCTTGAAGCACGCCCGCCACGACCTGATCTTCCTCACCGACGCCGACTGCCTCTTCGAGCGCGAGGTGCTGCAGCGGCTCTTCGCGCCCATCCTCGAGGGGCGCTACCAGGCCGTCACCGGGGGCTCCAAACCCCTGCCCGCGCAGGCGGGCAACCCCCTGGCCGACTACGAGCGCGCCCGCGAGGTCACCTTCTTCGCCAACCACCCCGCCCAGAGCGAGGGCCTCTTAGGCCGCAACGCCGCCCTCACCCGCCGCGCGCTCGAGCAGGCCGGGAGCTTCGCCGAGGACGTTTCCACCGGCACCGACTACCACCTGGCCAAGAAGCTGCGCGAGGCGGGCTATGCCATCGGCTTCGTGCGCGAGAGCCTCATCGCCAGCGAGTACCCCGCTACGGCCCAAAGCTACCTCCAGCGCCGGCGCCGCTGGGTAAAAAACCTGCTGGTGCACGACCGGCAGAAGAACCGCCCGGCCCTGATCTGGGGCGCGGCCTTCGCCCTGCTGATACTGCTGGCGCCGCTGGGGCTGCTGCTGCCCAAGCCGCTGGGCTGGCTGCTGCTGCTGCCCGCGCTGATGGCCCTGGGCGCGCGCTACCGCGACATGCTGCGGGGGGGTGCTGGCCTGAAGACGTTGCTGCTGGTGCCCTATTTCACCGTACTCGACCAGATTGGCCTGCTGGGCGCGTTGTGGGACTACTGCAACCCCGAGCGCCGCAGGAAGTGGTAG
- a CDS encoding glycosyltransferase — translation MRKPKYVMISSEVRRDLEQPLEHFKRLEIYHLYNRAPWNDLREEDFQQRTRRFGSPLSLFLRLREIRPDIIQGPEPMSALMFPYLCATFLYLLLNPHVKLVTASLEAIPLEKKYPWPILWPMKRVLPLWFRRAMVVFYLEGGAKYNLEKNGAPPEKMVHHLYGSWGVNLRECSPEGPRVSYAKPYPVILNVGRMVPLKGAHVLIEAYKRLRDRGLQATLALVGDGPERAKLEAQARSTGYGEDIIFHGTVKNVELPDYLRAASVFVMPSISGKIWTQQLSSATWQAMACGLPVVASDIGRMAEFTPPEAGILVPENDPQALSDALARLIADPELLERMSRGALAYARARFDDAKNIARVEEIVLERAGFTTPTAGDDPPSGGPAVLRQEVSP, via the coding sequence ATGCGAAAGCCCAAGTACGTCATGATCAGCTCCGAGGTTCGCCGCGACCTCGAGCAGCCCCTCGAGCACTTCAAGCGCCTGGAGATCTACCACCTCTACAACCGCGCCCCCTGGAACGACCTGCGCGAGGAGGACTTCCAGCAGCGCACCCGCCGCTTCGGCTCGCCGCTGTCGCTGTTTTTGCGCCTGCGGGAGATCAGGCCCGACATCATCCAGGGGCCTGAGCCCATGTCGGCGCTGATGTTTCCCTACCTCTGCGCCACCTTCCTCTACCTGCTGCTCAACCCCCACGTCAAGCTGGTCACGGCCAGCCTCGAGGCCATCCCGCTGGAGAAGAAGTACCCCTGGCCCATCCTCTGGCCCATGAAGCGGGTGCTGCCCCTGTGGTTCCGCCGGGCGATGGTGGTCTTCTACCTCGAGGGCGGGGCGAAGTACAACCTGGAGAAAAACGGCGCGCCGCCCGAGAAGATGGTCCACCACCTCTACGGCTCCTGGGGCGTCAACCTGCGCGAGTGCAGCCCCGAGGGCCCCAGGGTGAGCTACGCCAAGCCCTACCCGGTGATCCTCAACGTCGGGCGCATGGTGCCCCTGAAGGGGGCCCACGTGCTGATCGAGGCCTACAAGCGGCTGCGCGACCGCGGCCTTCAGGCCACGCTGGCCCTGGTGGGCGACGGTCCGGAGCGGGCTAAGCTCGAGGCCCAGGCCCGCTCCACCGGCTACGGCGAGGACATCATCTTCCACGGCACCGTCAAGAACGTCGAACTGCCCGATTATCTGCGCGCGGCCAGCGTCTTCGTGATGCCCAGCATCAGCGGCAAGATCTGGACCCAGCAGCTCTCCTCGGCCACTTGGCAGGCTATGGCCTGTGGCTTACCGGTGGTGGCCTCCGACATCGGGCGCATGGCCGAGTTCACCCCGCCCGAGGCCGGGATCCTGGTCCCCGAGAACGACCCCCAGGCCCTGAGCGACGCCCTCGCCCGGCTCATCGCCGACCCCGAGCTGTTGGAGCGCATGAGCCGGGGCGCGCTGGCCTACGCCCGCGCCCGCTTCGACGACGCGAAGAACATCGCCCGCGTAGAGGAGATCGTGCTCGAGCGCGCCGGCTTCACCACCCCTACCGCAGGGGACGATCCTCCTTCGGGAGGGCCTGCGGTCCTGCGCCAAGAGGTGTCCCCATGA
- a CDS encoding sugar 3,4-ketoisomerase — translation MSKSNPAPPPKRARLQDVRMIELPKIPDPRGNLTFIEGGRHVPFEIQRVFYLYDVPGGESRGGHALKTTEQFLIAVSGSFTVVVDSGGTRQRYFLNRSYFGLYLPPMIWREIEDFSSGAVCLVLASRPYDAGDYYQDYQEFLEASRQLQ, via the coding sequence ATGAGCAAGAGCAACCCCGCCCCCCCACCCAAGAGAGCTCGCCTGCAGGACGTGCGCATGATCGAGTTGCCCAAGATCCCCGACCCAAGGGGCAACCTCACCTTCATCGAGGGGGGCCGCCACGTGCCCTTCGAAATCCAGCGGGTCTTCTACCTCTACGACGTGCCCGGCGGCGAGAGCCGCGGCGGCCACGCGCTCAAGACCACCGAGCAGTTCCTCATCGCGGTCTCGGGCTCCTTTACGGTGGTGGTGGACTCCGGCGGCACCCGCCAGCGCTACTTCCTCAACCGCTCTTACTTCGGGCTCTACCTTCCCCCCATGATCTGGCGCGAGATCGAGGACTTCTCCTCGGGCGCGGTGTGTTTGGTGCTGGCCTCGAGGCCCTACGACGCGGGGGATTACTACCAGGACTACCAGGAATTCCTAGAGGCTTCGCGGCAGTTGCAGTGA
- a CDS encoding DegT/DnrJ/EryC1/StrS family aminotransferase, with the protein MKIPYFELQSAYQELKRELDEAVSRVVSSGWYILGSEVEAFEQEYAAYVGARHCVGVANGLDALYLALRAMEVGPGDEVIVPSNTYIATWLAVSYVGATPVPVEPEMLSYNLDPARVEAAITERTRVILPVHLYGQPADLDPLLQIARRHGLWLLEDAAQAHGARYKGRRIGAHGDVVAWSFYPNKNLGALGDGGAVTTDNPELAERIRLLRNYGSRVKYVNEVKGVNSRLDPIHAAAMRVKLKYLDEWNARRRALAAYYLEALQDTGLTLPQTAPYAEHVWHIFAVLSPERDALQKHLAERGVGTLIHYPIPPHLQEAYRDLGYQSGDFPLSERIHAQELSLPLGPQLRPEEAEYVVEAVRSFRGSLTLS; encoded by the coding sequence GTGAAGATTCCCTACTTTGAATTGCAATCGGCTTACCAAGAACTCAAGCGTGAACTCGACGAGGCCGTGAGCCGGGTGGTGAGCAGCGGCTGGTACATCCTGGGTAGCGAAGTGGAGGCTTTCGAGCAGGAGTACGCCGCTTACGTCGGAGCCCGGCACTGCGTGGGCGTGGCCAACGGCCTGGACGCGCTCTACCTGGCGCTGCGGGCCATGGAGGTGGGACCGGGCGACGAGGTGATCGTGCCGTCGAACACCTACATCGCCACCTGGTTGGCGGTGTCCTACGTGGGCGCGACCCCGGTGCCGGTGGAGCCGGAGATGCTCAGCTACAACCTGGACCCCGCCCGCGTGGAGGCGGCCATCACCGAGCGCACCAGGGTCATCCTGCCCGTGCACCTCTACGGTCAGCCCGCCGACCTCGACCCCTTGCTCCAGATCGCCCGCAGGCACGGGCTGTGGCTGCTGGAAGACGCTGCCCAGGCCCACGGCGCGCGCTACAAGGGCCGGCGCATCGGCGCCCACGGCGACGTGGTGGCCTGGAGCTTCTATCCCAACAAGAACCTGGGTGCCTTGGGCGACGGCGGGGCCGTCACCACCGATAACCCCGAGCTCGCCGAGCGCATCCGGCTGCTGCGCAACTACGGCTCGAGGGTCAAGTATGTCAACGAGGTCAAGGGCGTCAACTCCCGCCTCGACCCCATCCACGCCGCCGCCATGCGGGTCAAGCTCAAGTACCTCGACGAATGGAATGCGCGCCGCCGCGCCCTGGCCGCCTACTACCTCGAGGCCCTCCAGGACACCGGCCTCACCCTACCCCAGACCGCTCCCTACGCCGAACACGTCTGGCACATCTTCGCCGTGCTCTCCCCCGAGCGCGACGCGCTGCAAAAGCACCTGGCCGAGCGTGGCGTGGGCACCCTCATCCACTACCCCATCCCGCCCCACCTGCAGGAGGCTTACCGCGACCTGGGCTACCAGTCCGGCGACTTTCCCCTAAGCGAGCGCATCCACGCCCAAGAACTCTCCTTGCCGCTGGGACCGCAGCTCAGGCCGGAAGAGGCCGAGTACGTCGTCGAGGCGGTGCGCAGCTTCAGGGGGTCGTTGACGCTTTCTTGA
- the msrA gene encoding peptide-methionine (S)-S-oxide reductase MsrA, giving the protein MSRYEVATLGGGCFWCLEAVYDELKGVVDVVSGYSGGHVVNPSYEEVCGKKTGHAEVVQLTFDPAVVSYRELLEVFFTIHDPTTLNRQGNDIGPQYRSVIFYHSPEQKATAEAVMAELEAAKIWDNPIVTELKPFEAFYPAEDYHQEYFKRNPYQPYCTFVVAPKVGKFRKKFYDRLKKASTTP; this is encoded by the coding sequence ATGAGTCGCTACGAGGTGGCAACGCTGGGCGGGGGCTGTTTCTGGTGTCTCGAGGCCGTCTATGACGAGCTAAAGGGCGTGGTAGACGTGGTCTCGGGCTACAGCGGGGGGCACGTGGTCAACCCCAGCTACGAGGAGGTCTGCGGCAAGAAGACCGGCCACGCCGAGGTGGTGCAGCTGACCTTCGACCCCGCCGTGGTGAGCTATCGGGAGCTGCTCGAGGTCTTCTTCACCATCCACGACCCCACCACCCTCAACCGCCAGGGCAACGACATCGGGCCGCAGTACCGCTCGGTCATCTTCTACCACTCCCCCGAGCAGAAGGCCACCGCCGAAGCCGTGATGGCCGAGCTCGAGGCCGCCAAGATCTGGGATAACCCCATCGTGACCGAGTTGAAGCCCTTCGAGGCCTTCTATCCTGCCGAGGACTACCACCAGGAGTACTTCAAGCGAAACCCCTACCAGCCCTACTGCACCTTCGTGGTCGCACCCAAGGTGGGCAAGTTCCGCAAGAAGTTCTACGACCGGCTCAAGAAAGCGTCAACGACCCCCTGA
- the rbsK gene encoding ribokinase: MGIVVVGSLNMDLVVKVMRHPVPGETLLGSDYESYFGGKGANQAVAAQRMGGKVRMIGRVGNDGFGERIKTHLKAQGINVNATICINAPTGVAFISVDKAGQNTIIVSPGANSRLKPENLSPIEFEHTAVVVLQLEVPLETVRRAARIGRESGARVILNAAPALPLSPADLALFDVLVVNESEAQAYSGLAVDSPASGLEAARKLRQHCPTVIVTLGAQGAVWASPEGEGHQSAFAVQAVDATAAGDAFIGALAVSLSEGRSLERAIRLGSAAGALAVTRPGAQSSLPTRLEVEAFLSERNA, translated from the coding sequence ATGGGCATCGTCGTCGTCGGCAGCCTCAACATGGACCTGGTGGTGAAGGTTATGCGCCACCCCGTGCCGGGTGAAACCCTGCTGGGCTCGGACTACGAGAGCTACTTCGGCGGCAAGGGGGCCAACCAGGCCGTGGCTGCGCAGCGCATGGGCGGCAAGGTGCGCATGATCGGGCGGGTGGGCAACGATGGCTTCGGCGAGCGCATCAAGACCCACCTCAAGGCCCAGGGCATCAACGTCAACGCCACCATCTGCATCAATGCCCCCACCGGCGTGGCCTTCATCAGCGTGGATAAAGCGGGGCAGAATACCATCATCGTCTCGCCGGGGGCCAACTCGCGCCTCAAGCCAGAAAATCTCTCCCCCATCGAGTTTGAGCACACGGCAGTGGTGGTGTTGCAGCTCGAGGTGCCCCTCGAGACCGTACGCCGCGCCGCCCGAATCGGGCGCGAGAGCGGAGCCCGCGTAATCCTCAACGCCGCTCCCGCCCTGCCCCTCTCCCCCGCCGACTTAGCCCTCTTTGACGTCCTGGTAGTCAACGAGAGTGAAGCTCAGGCCTATTCCGGGCTGGCGGTGGATTCACCCGCGAGCGGCCTCGAGGCCGCTCGCAAGCTTCGCCAGCACTGCCCCACGGTGATCGTGACCCTTGGGGCGCAGGGCGCGGTCTGGGCCAGCCCCGAGGGCGAGGGGCATCAAAGCGCCTTCGCGGTGCAAGCGGTGGACGCCACCGCCGCCGGGGACGCCTTCATCGGGGCGCTGGCGGTATCGCTTAGCGAGGGCAGGAGCCTGGAGCGGGCCATCCGCCTGGGGTCCGCCGCCGGGGCGCTGGCCGTGACCCGGCCTGGAGCCCAGAGCTCGCTGCCCACCCGCCTGGAAGTCGAGGCCTTCCTGAGCGAGCGCAACGCCTGA
- a CDS encoding HU family DNA-binding protein, whose translation MAKKTTKTKADLIDQVAAASGLKKKDAKAAVDAFLSKVEAALSSGHKVQLTGFGTFEVRSRKARTGVKPGTTQKIKIPASKYPAFKPGKALKEKVKK comes from the coding sequence ATGGCGAAGAAGACCACCAAGACCAAAGCCGATCTGATCGACCAAGTCGCTGCGGCCTCTGGCCTGAAGAAGAAAGACGCTAAGGCTGCCGTGGACGCCTTCTTGTCCAAGGTGGAAGCTGCGCTGAGCAGTGGCCACAAGGTCCAGCTCACCGGCTTCGGCACCTTCGAGGTGCGCTCCCGCAAGGCTCGCACCGGCGTGAAGCCCGGCACCACCCAGAAGATCAAAATCCCCGCCTCCAAGTATCCGGCCTTCAAGCCCGGCAAGGCGCTCAAGGAGAAGGTGAAGAAATAA
- a CDS encoding lysophospholipid acyltransferase family protein yields MIYAICKALAYFLLRVLFGLRVEGAERVPKDGPVILASNHLSFLDPIAVGSVCPRPVAFIARADLFRYPVLSWLLPRLYAIPVERGSSDLGAIKAAIRALKAGLAFGIFPEGHRSRTGRLEPFKTGAASIAMRTGARVVPVAIIGSDKAWPVGSAPRLRKNITVIFGDPITLPDKKLDHQGLEEVTRQLEAMVAALLPPEYVGMGNSESVRS; encoded by the coding sequence ATGATTTACGCGATCTGCAAAGCATTGGCCTATTTCCTGCTGCGCGTGCTGTTCGGCCTGCGGGTGGAGGGGGCGGAACGGGTGCCCAAAGATGGCCCTGTCATCCTGGCCTCCAACCACCTTTCCTTCCTGGATCCCATCGCCGTCGGCTCGGTGTGCCCGCGGCCCGTGGCCTTCATCGCCCGGGCCGACCTTTTTCGTTACCCGGTGCTCTCCTGGTTGCTGCCGCGGCTCTACGCCATCCCGGTCGAGCGTGGCAGCAGCGACCTGGGCGCGATCAAGGCGGCCATCCGGGCCTTGAAGGCGGGCCTGGCTTTTGGCATTTTCCCCGAAGGCCATCGCAGCCGCACGGGCAGGCTCGAGCCCTTCAAGACGGGGGCAGCCTCCATCGCCATGCGAACCGGAGCCAGGGTCGTCCCGGTAGCCATCATCGGCAGCGATAAAGCCTGGCCCGTGGGCAGCGCTCCGCGTTTGCGTAAAAACATAACGGTGATTTTTGGCGATCCCATCACACTGCCCGACAAGAAGCTTGATCACCAGGGGTTGGAGGAGGTTACACGTCAGCTCGAGGCCATGGTTGCGGCACTTCTACCGCCTGAGTACGTAGGCATGGGCAATTCGGAGTCCGTTCGCTCTTAA
- a CDS encoding YbaN family protein encodes MPEREASTPEPALTPPAEAVLAQPIRWVWIGVGFFFVALGFIGAFLPVMPSTVFFIIAAYCFARGSRRWLEWLLALPKVGPLVRDYRAGKGMPLRAKRIAASMCSVAVLLSSVAVESWAARALALALGVAGVWFILFRVPTRENRKP; translated from the coding sequence ATGCCCGAGCGCGAAGCGTCCACCCCCGAACCCGCCCTCACCCCGCCCGCCGAGGCCGTCCTGGCCCAGCCGATCCGCTGGGTCTGGATCGGGGTGGGCTTTTTCTTCGTCGCCCTGGGCTTCATCGGGGCCTTCCTGCCCGTGATGCCCTCGACGGTGTTCTTCATCATCGCCGCCTACTGCTTCGCCCGCGGCAGCCGCCGCTGGCTCGAGTGGCTGCTGGCCCTGCCGAAGGTGGGCCCCCTGGTGCGCGACTACCGCGCCGGCAAAGGCATGCCCCTGCGCGCCAAGCGCATTGCCGCCTCCATGTGCTCGGTCGCCGTGCTCCTGAGCAGCGTCGCCGTTGAATCCTGGGCCGCTCGAGCCCTGGCCCTCGCCCTGGGCGTAGCAGGCGTCTGGTTCATCCTCTTCCGGGTGCCGACGAGGGAAAACCGTAAGCCGTAA
- a CDS encoding P-II family nitrogen regulator, with the protein MKLVVAIVRPEKVNDVLEALYKAEVRGLTISRVQGHGGETDEVQTYRGTTVKVELHEKVRFEIGVSDSFVAPTVRAIMSAARTGEVGDGKIFVLPVEKVYRIRTGEEDTAAVTPVA; encoded by the coding sequence ATGAAACTGGTAGTGGCGATTGTTCGTCCGGAAAAAGTCAACGACGTGCTCGAGGCCCTCTACAAGGCCGAGGTACGGGGCCTGACCATCTCCCGCGTGCAGGGTCACGGCGGTGAAACCGACGAGGTGCAGACTTACCGGGGCACCACCGTCAAGGTGGAGCTGCACGAGAAGGTGCGCTTCGAGATCGGGGTGTCCGACTCCTTCGTAGCCCCCACCGTGCGGGCGATCATGAGCGCAGCCCGCACCGGCGAAGTAGGCGATGGCAAGATCTTCGTGCTCCCCGTCGAGAAGGTCTATCGCATCCGCACCGGCGAGGAAGATACGGCGGCCGTGACCCCGGTAGCCTAG
- a CDS encoding ammonium transporter: MKKLRLLGALAVGAGSVALAQDPELSAADTAWMLVATGLVLLMTPALAFFYGGLVRSKSALNTMMMSFVALGFVGVAWALVGYSIALSPGGNNFIGDLHFAFLHGVSLENKGAVAAITIPHLLWMAFQGTFCIITAALVSGSIVERMRFPAYLLFMTLWSVAVYAPLAKWVWGGGFLADLGAWDFAGGTVVHINAGISGLVAALVLGSRKDFGRQAILPHNVPFVLLGAALLWFGWFGFNAGSAWGASQSASIAFVNTMLAPAATLVMWALLDLTRTGKVTAVGVATAIVVGLVVITPAAGYVSATSALLMGAIGAFPSYFVMLWRARSRLDDSLDVFAGHGIGGMTGAILTGVFGQKVIAGVEVGYFNGLLAGNPQQVLIQAFAVLIAVGYSALMTFILLKLVGVITPLRASAKDEATGMDVTQHGEEGYTSGEGAILVLESGEPRGKPAAAKG, from the coding sequence ATGAAGAAGCTTCGTTTATTGGGGGCTTTAGCGGTAGGGGCGGGCTCGGTCGCCCTGGCACAGGATCCGGAGCTATCCGCCGCCGACACGGCCTGGATGTTGGTGGCTACCGGCCTGGTGCTGCTCATGACGCCGGCTTTGGCCTTCTTCTACGGCGGCCTGGTGCGTTCCAAGAGCGCGCTCAACACTATGATGATGAGCTTCGTGGCGCTGGGCTTCGTAGGGGTGGCCTGGGCGCTGGTGGGCTACTCGATCGCGCTGAGCCCGGGCGGCAACAACTTCATCGGTGATCTGCACTTCGCTTTTCTGCACGGGGTGAGCCTGGAGAACAAGGGCGCGGTGGCTGCCATCACCATCCCCCACCTGTTGTGGATGGCCTTCCAGGGCACTTTCTGCATCATCACGGCAGCGCTGGTCTCAGGTTCCATCGTCGAGCGCATGCGCTTTCCGGCCTACTTGCTCTTCATGACCCTGTGGAGCGTGGCGGTCTACGCCCCGCTGGCCAAGTGGGTGTGGGGTGGCGGCTTCCTGGCCGACCTGGGCGCTTGGGACTTCGCCGGTGGCACGGTGGTGCACATCAACGCGGGCATATCGGGCCTAGTGGCGGCGCTGGTGCTGGGGAGCCGCAAGGACTTCGGACGCCAGGCTATCCTGCCTCACAACGTACCCTTCGTCCTGCTGGGGGCTGCGCTGCTGTGGTTCGGCTGGTTCGGCTTCAACGCCGGAAGCGCCTGGGGCGCGAGCCAGAGCGCTTCCATCGCCTTCGTCAACACCATGCTGGCGCCGGCAGCCACGCTGGTGATGTGGGCTCTGCTAGACCTCACCCGCACGGGCAAGGTGACGGCAGTCGGCGTGGCAACGGCCATCGTGGTGGGCCTGGTGGTCATCACCCCGGCAGCAGGCTATGTCTCGGCTACCTCGGCCCTGCTGATGGGGGCCATCGGGGCCTTCCCCAGCTACTTCGTCATGCTGTGGCGGGCCAGGAGCAGACTCGACGACTCGCTGGACGTGTTCGCGGGTCACGGCATCGGCGGCATGACCGGCGCCATCCTGACCGGAGTATTCGGCCAGAAGGTAATCGCCGGGGTGGAAGTGGGCTACTTCAACGGCCTGCTCGCGGGTAACCCCCAGCAGGTGCTGATCCAGGCCTTCGCGGTGCTGATCGCGGTGGGGTACAGCGCTCTGATGACCTTCATCCTGCTCAAGTTGGTCGGGGTGATCACCCCCCTCAGGGCCAGCGCCAAGGACGAAGCTACGGGGATGGACGTCACCCAGCACGGCGAAGAAGGCTACACCAGCGGCGAGGGCGCCATTCTGGTGCTGGAGTCCGGCGAGCCTAGGGGCAAGCCCGCCGCGGCCAAGGGCTAA
- a CDS encoding molybdenum cofactor biosynthesis protein: MRVEVHFFALFREQAGTRKTTLELSEGATVRDAQRVLESRFPGLSLAQGLAAVNQELRPPEHPLANGDELAFLPPVSGGSAANVQGTRDSWGLSEAPLELQRWVDWASAPPYGAVVSFLGTTRSPNKGREVAYLEYEAYAGMAERVMQRIIAEMRERWVLGRVALWHRTGRVDPAEASILIVVSSPHRLEGFEACRYAIERVKQILPVWKKEFSPDGSHWVEGFAPEGLKL, encoded by the coding sequence ATGCGAGTTGAAGTCCACTTCTTCGCCCTCTTCCGCGAGCAGGCCGGTACCCGCAAGACCACCCTCGAGCTCTCCGAGGGTGCGACGGTGCGCGACGCCCAGCGAGTTCTCGAGTCCCGCTTCCCCGGCCTTTCCCTTGCCCAGGGCCTGGCCGCCGTCAACCAGGAGTTGCGCCCACCTGAGCACCCCCTGGCCAACGGCGACGAACTGGCCTTCCTGCCCCCGGTGTCCGGGGGCAGCGCGGCAAATGTGCAGGGAACCCGCGACAGTTGGGGCCTCAGCGAAGCACCGCTGGAATTGCAACGCTGGGTGGATTGGGCCAGCGCCCCGCCTTATGGGGCGGTGGTGAGCTTTCTGGGCACCACCCGCAGCCCCAACAAGGGCCGGGAGGTGGCCTATCTGGAGTACGAAGCCTATGCTGGCATGGCCGAACGGGTCATGCAGCGGATCATCGCCGAGATGCGCGAGCGCTGGGTGCTGGGCCGGGTGGCGCTGTGGCACCGCACGGGGCGGGTGGATCCGGCGGAAGCCTCCATCCTGATCGTGGTTTCCTCGCCGCACCGCCTCGAGGGTTTTGAGGCCTGTCGCTACGCCATCGAACGGGTCAAGCAGATCCTGCCGGTGTGGAAGAAGGAATTCTCGCCCGACGGCTCGCACTGGGTCGAGGGCTTCGCCCCTGAGGGTCTGAAGCTCTAG